ATTTCTGAACTAAATTACGAACAAATGGTTAAAATTGCAAATGAAGCATTGCAATTTGATACTGAAAGTGAAGTAGTAAAATATCTTGAATCTCTGAATTTAATAAGACATAAATAATTTCTAATATTATTCAATTAAAATAAAAAGGTGAAATTTCACCTTTTTATTTTACCAAGTTTACCAGTTTGATGAGATAATCTTAAAAAGTGTCGGGTTTTCCGCCCTTTTTAACTTTTTGGCAAACCCAGGAAAAATAACTACCAAAGAAAAAACACTAAATTTTAAATCTAAACACCACGAAAGAAAATCTACTTATTAATCAAATAAAGCAAACTAAAAAAGCTAAATTTTGACTTAAAAAGCAAAATTATGAAATATTTAAACACTTTTTTAGTTTAAAACACTGATAAAAACAATAAAAAAATACAACTACTATTTAAACTCAATGTAAATAGAAAACTCGTTTTTACTTACATTGAGCCTAAAAAAATATATGAAGTTTTGAAAGAGCCATAATTAAAAGCCATAAATTTGTAGATTTCTAAACGGTTAAATTTAAGGCATTCCATTAAATTTAAAGCCATAATGGAAAAATGGCATTATCTGAATTTATTGTGCAAAAAACATAATCAAGTCCTCCCTAATTCAATATCAAAATTTATTAATTCATTCTTAGTGAGTCTAATTATAACAGAATTTTTTCTTAGACCAAACATTTTTTTTTTTTTTTTTGCAAAAGGTTAATTTTAAAATAATAAAAAATAAAATTTTAGCCTCAAAAACACGGATTTACCGGTATTTTCGCCATCAAACTGCCAAACTCAGGATACCAAAACTGAAGTAGTAAAATATCTTGAATATTTAGATTTAATAAGACATAAATAATTTTCAATATTATTTAATTAAAATAAAAAGGTGAAATTTCACCTTTTTATTTTAATTTTAAAAAAAATTTTTTGTCTTATGTATTACAAAAAATTAGTCAAGAGAATCTTCAATAATTTCTTTTTCTGACTTTGAAATAAATGATCTAAGCATAATAAGATAAATTATATTAATTCAACCAAGAAAAATTGCGATAATAGAAAGTACGAAAATTCCCTGAAACTTTGAAACAAGGTGAGGATTTTTTAGGTTCATTCGTCTTGGTAGATCATGTAATTTAAAAGGGGAAATAATTAATAAAATTCAGTAAGCAAGTGATAATAAAAGATAAAAAACACTCGTTACAGTTCCAATCGTGGTTGGTACAAAAAGTGCTGAAAAGATAGCTTTTCTAGTATCTCCTGGGTTGAGGGCAATATCACTTACAGCACCAGTAAATCCAGCAATAAATACAATAATTACTATAGTACCTAAAATAAATTTAACTAAACGAGCAATCAATAATTTATTTGCTCATGATTTAGTTGATTTTAATAATTGAGCGGCATCGTATTGATACGGCATCTATATCCTCCTGGAAAAATTGTATATTTTATATGAAATTTTATATTAAAAAATTATTTTTGTGCTATAATTATACAAGAAATTATTCTAATTATGAAAAATAAAGAACAAATAAATAATTATATAAATTATATTATAGAATGAATTCGCCAAGAAGTAAAAAAAGCAAATAAAAAAGGCGTGATTTTTGGCATTTCTGGTGGAGTTGACTCTGCACTTGTTGCGTTTTTAGGGAAAAAAGCTTTCCCTAATTCGCACTTAGGTCTTATTATGCCAATTCGTGATATGAGCAGTGATAAAACTGATATTGAGCAATTAGTCAAAAAATTTGAAATTTCCACTAAGGAAATTAACTTAAGTTCAACTTTTGAGAACTTAAAAGACTTATTTAGTCTTAAAAACCAATTGGCAAATTACAATATTCAACCTCGCCTTCGCATGATTAGTTTATATGCTTTTGCCCAAGAATTGGACTATTTAGTTCTTGGAACTGATAATTTTTCCGAAATGTATCTTGGCTATTTTACAAAATATGGTGATGGTGGCGTGGATTTATTGCCAATTGTTAATTTAACAAAAATGCAAGTTTATCAAATTAGTGCACAAATTGGAATTCCAGAATCAATAATTCAAAAATCCCCAAGCGCAAATCTTTGAGATAACCAAAAAGATGAAGATGAATTAGGTTTTACTTATAAAGATTTAGATCTATTTTTTACAGATCCAAATTTAGTTAGTGTTCAAGTAAGAGCAAAAATTGAAAAATTACACAATTTAAGCGCCCACAAACGCAATCCAGTGCCAAGACCTGCAAAAAAATTAGGAGATTTTTAAATGGCTGGTCATTCAAAATGAGCTAATATAAAGCACCGAAAAGGTGCCCAAGACGCCCTAAAAGCAAAAATTTTTAACAAATTTTCGAAAGAAATTATGGTCTCAGTAGCAAAAGGTGGACCTGATCCTAATTCTAATCCAGCTTTAAGACTTATTATTTCTAAAGCACGCGCAAAATCAATGCCAAAAGCAAACATTGAAAAAGCAATCGCCAAAGGCCAAGGGGCAACAGGCGAAGGTCAAACTTTTAAAGAAATAATTTATTCTGGAACTTTATCAAATGGAATTAGTGTAATTGTCACAATTTTGACTGATAATGTTAATCGATCAGTTTCATCACTTCAAGCACTTTTCCGCCGTGCAAATGGACAAATTGGAAAACAAAATTCAATTCCTTATTTATTTGAACAAAAAGGTTATCTTGAAATTGACAAAACTGATCAATTAAATGGCGATGACCTTATGATGTTTGTTCTTGAAAATGGTGGCGATGATTTTCAAGAAGATGAAGAAAGTTACTTGATTTATTGCGAACCGCGCGCAATTCAGGACTTAAAATCAGCAATTGAAAACAATTTTAGTGTAAATTTTAGTGCTGTTGAAATTAGTTATTTCCCTAATTCTTGAGTTGAACTTAATCAAGAAAGTACTGAAAAAATACTAAATCAAATTGATAATTTTCTTGAAGATGATGATATTCAAAATATTTATCACAATTTAAAAGTTTAGAAAAAATTTTTTAAGCACAAAAATAGGAAGCACATACATGCTTCCTCCTAAATCGAAGATAAAAATGCAACGTATAGTATAATAATATTATAGTTGCATTTTTTTATTTTTGGAGTATCATGGAAAAAAGAAAATTTAAACATTTTAGTTTTGAAGATTTAGTAAAAATTGAGTTTTTATTGCAACAGAACAAAAGTATTAGATTTATTGCTAGGCAACTTAATGTTGCACCCTCAACTGTCTCAAGAGAAATTAAAAGAAATCTAAATGAATATGGAATTTATGAAGCTAATTTGGCAATAACAAAAAGACGAAAAAGATACTATCATAGGTATTATTTTAGATTTGTGGAACTAGGAAAATATGAGGAATTTAGCAAAATTTTTGCAATAAAATATGACAAAAAAGTCCATGGAGTTAAGGCGACATATTTTTATATAGCAGAAAATTTTCCCGATATTG
This sequence is a window from Mesomycoplasma ovipneumoniae. Protein-coding genes within it:
- the nadE gene encoding NAD(+) synthase, with the protein product MKNKEQINNYINYIIEWIRQEVKKANKKGVIFGISGGVDSALVAFLGKKAFPNSHLGLIMPIRDMSSDKTDIEQLVKKFEISTKEINLSSTFENLKDLFSLKNQLANYNIQPRLRMISLYAFAQELDYLVLGTDNFSEMYLGYFTKYGDGGVDLLPIVNLTKMQVYQISAQIGIPESIIQKSPSANLWDNQKDEDELGFTYKDLDLFFTDPNLVSVQVRAKIEKLHNLSAHKRNPVPRPAKKLGDF
- a CDS encoding YebC/PmpR family DNA-binding transcriptional regulator, producing MAGHSKWANIKHRKGAQDALKAKIFNKFSKEIMVSVAKGGPDPNSNPALRLIISKARAKSMPKANIEKAIAKGQGATGEGQTFKEIIYSGTLSNGISVIVTILTDNVNRSVSSLQALFRRANGQIGKQNSIPYLFEQKGYLEIDKTDQLNGDDLMMFVLENGGDDFQEDEESYLIYCEPRAIQDLKSAIENNFSVNFSAVEISYFPNSWVELNQESTEKILNQIDNFLEDDDIQNIYHNLKV